Proteins from one Meriones unguiculatus strain TT.TT164.6M chromosome 10, Bangor_MerUng_6.1, whole genome shotgun sequence genomic window:
- the Lmo4 gene encoding LIM domain transcription factor LMO4, which translates to MVNPGSSSQPPPVTAGSLSWKRCAGCGGKIADRFLLYAMDSYWHSRCLKCSCCQAQLGDIGTSCYTKSGMILCRNDYIRLFGNSGACSACGQSIPASELVMRAQGNVYHLKCFTCSTCRNRLVPGDRFHYINGSLFCEHDRPTALINGHLNSLQSNPLLPDQKVC; encoded by the exons ATGGTGAATCCGGGCAGCAGCTCGCAGCCGCCCCCGGTGACGGCCGGCTCCCTCTCCTGGAAGCGCTGCGCAGGCTGCGGGGGCAAGATTGCGGACCGCTTTCTGCTCTATGCCATGGACAGCTACTGGCACAGCCGCTGCCTCAAGTGCTCCTGCTGCCAGGCGCAGCTGGGCGACATCGGCACGTCCTGTTACACCAAGAGCGGCATGATCCTCTGCAGAAATGACTACATTAG GTTATTCGGGAATAGTGGTGCGTGCAGCGCCTGCGGACAGTCGATTCCCGCAAGTGAACTCGTCATGAGGGCTCAAGGCAACGTGTATCATCTCAAG tgTTTTACATGCTCTACCTGCCGGAATCGCCTGGTCCCGGGAGATCGGTTTCACTACATCAATGGCAGTTTATTTTGTGAACATGATAGACCCACAGCTCTCATCAATGGCCATTTGAATTCACTTCAGAGCAACCCACTACTGCCAGACCAGAAG